The window TGATCTTTTCTCAAAGGAGCGTCGCAATGAGTCTTTTCGCGCGTGTTATTGGAATCGCATTATTAGGGGGGGCATTTCTCGCCGGCTCATCGTTGATGACCTCGAAAACCTTGCCGATCACCGCGCCGGCGGCCCAGGCCGCGGAAGAACATCATCCGGCCATCCATCGGGCGCTGAAGGAACTGCGCGAGGCCCGTCATGAATTGAAAGACGCGAAGCACGATTTCGGCGGCCATCGCGAAGACGCTCTGAAGGCCGTCGATGGCGCGATCGAGCAACTCGAAATTTGCCTGAAGCACGGCTAAAAACCGCTGCTGATTGACCGGCATCGGCGATGCTTACGGCGTGGTGCGGCCTGATTAACGATTGGCCGCCGACGCCGGTTTTGTTTGGATCCTGGGCCGAACCGCTAAGCGAGGCCGACGCGCGAAACCGCGAGCGAGCTACGGTCCGCCGCCGGCGTGAGAAGCTCGCTTGCGGTGTCGCGCGTCGCTGCTGGCATTGTGGCTTGCCGCGGGTTTTCTGGCCTTGCCGGGTTCGGCCTTTTTTGGCACCATTCGCCCCCCACGGAGGCCGCGGTTTGCCGCCACGTTCGGCGAAACGCGGCGTGCCGTTCGTTGCGTGATGGATCGAATGTTTTCCCCCGAAAGGAGTCGAGAAATGAGCAAGTGCGCGCGTTTTGTCGGTCTGGGTCTGTTGGGCTTGGTGTTCGCGGTCGGTTCGGTCGCTTGGAATTCGAGCATTGTTGCTCCGCCGGTCGCCCAAGCTCAAGAGCCGTGGCATCATCCGCATCTCCACCAGTCGCTTGATAGCCTGCGGGTCGCCCGCCAAGACCTGTTGGAAGCCCACCACAATTTCGGCGGTCATCGCGACGACGCGATTCGTGCGATCGACGCCGCGATCTACCACTTGGATATGTGCATCCGGTACGATCGCTAGAGTTGATTTTCGAGCAACGTTGTTTGCTTGAGGATTTCGTAGCGTTGAAACCATTCGGCGCGGTCCGGCGGCGCATTGCCGCCGGACCGCGTCTTTTTTTGTTCAATCGGCGATTCCCTTACAACCGGCACAGCGCTCCATCGCCGCCGGTTTCTTGGGACTCTCTTCTCGCCGAGATGCAGTGCCGCCCTTTTAAATGCCGATGCGCCTTGTGGCGTCCTCTCGTGTGCCACTGGCTCCGCCAGTTGTTTGTTCAATATTCCAGCACCCGGCAAGAAACACTGGCATAGCCAGTGGCACGCGGTCGGCAACGCCGCGGGCAAACGGGCGGCCCGCGCTCGCGAAAGCGATAGGCGCTCAACCATGGCAACCGGCGACAAACCGATGCGGCGTGTGCGCCGCCCGCCCTTGACTCCGCAGGCGCCGGCAACGGCCGCGAAGCCAACCGGCAGCCGTGCCGCGTCGTGGATCGCCGCTTTCATCGATTACGTCCGTAGCGAATGCCACCTTTCGGCGAACACCGCGGCAGCGTATCGCCGCGATATGGCGAAGTTTGCCGAATGGCTCGCTGGCCGAGACCCGACGCGGCTTACGATCCGCGAATTGGCCGACTATCCGGCATGGCTCCAAAAGCGCGGCTTGGCCGCGGCGAGCATCGCACGGCACGTCGTTTCGCTGAAGGTCTTTTTCCGCTACCTCCAGCTCGAAGGCGTGATGCGGGAAAATCTTGCCGAGCTGCTGGGAACGCAACGGCTGTGGAGCCGCGTGCCCAAGGTGCTGTCGGTCGAGCTGGTCGATCGGCTGCTCGATGGTCCGGCGCCCGGCGATCCGCTGTGGCGGCGCGATCGGGCCCTCTTGGAGCTTCTCTATGCCACCGGCTGCCGCGCTTCCGAAGTGTCCAATCTCGCCTTGGCCGACGTGCATCTGGCCGAAGGCTATTGCATCTGCCACGGCAAGGGAGACAAACAGCGGATCGTGCCGATGAATCGCCCGGCGGCCGATGCAGTGCGGGATTATCTCTCGGTCGAGCGGCCGACGCTGGTCGTGGGCGAAAGGAAACAGGGGTCGGAGGCCGGGGGTCAGAAAGAAGATGCGCCCGCGGGCCGGGCAAACAACGGCCCGCGATGGCTGTTGCTCTCGCGCCGCGGGCTGAGATTGCGGCGCGAGCGGATCTGGGAGCTCGTGAAGCGCTATGCCTTGCGCGCCGGGGCGCCCGCCTCGATCGGCCCGCACACGCTTCGCCACAGCTTTGCGACGCACCTTGTCGCCGGCGGGGCCGATCTACGGCAAGTGCAAGAAATGCTCGGCCACGCCAGCATCACCACGACGCAAATCTACACCCACGTCGATCCCGCGCGACTCAAGAAAGTGCACCAGAAATTTCACCCGCGCGCATGAGCGACGGCTTGAAATAGACCTGAGCCTGAAAGGCTCATTCCGCCAAGCCAGGGCGGAGCCGCGCGAGTGGCGGAGTCCCAGGGATGTAATGCAACACTTCGTCTGGCCCTGATAGGGGCCGTTCCAGAAGTTGCGGCACCTCTTTGAACAGCCCTGTCAGGACCGATGCATCGTGTGTGCGGGACGGTTGACCCAGGCCTCCGCCGCTTGCGCGGCTCCGACCTGGGCTGATAGAATCGGCCTTTCAGGCCGCCGCCATTCGCCGCGGCGCCGGCCGAACCAGCGGTCACAACTGGCGAGCTTTCGGACGGAAGTCCCTCCCTTGCCCCACACTGCTGGACAAGCCAGCAGTGGCACCCGACCCGTTACCGAGTGGATGATCCTTTACTAATGAGCCACGCTGCGCTTGCTCCAGCGGCTGTAAGGATAGTGGCTCGCGAGATAGTCGTGAGCGTCGCGGGCACGATCGGGACGGTGCATTTCGTTCCATAGCACCTCCAGATTCGCCAGCGCTTCGGCATGCGATTCGGCGATGCTCGGATATTGCACATCCACGCGCAAATAGGCCCACAGCGCTTGCTTGCTGTCTTTCAGTGCCCGATAGCAATTGCCCAGGGCGCAGTAGGCGCGGGCCAACAGCGTCGTGTCGTCGTCGTCGGCCTTGGCGATCGTGTCTTGAAGAATCTTGAGCGCGTCTTGAGCATGGTTGGTGCCGACGAGGCAATAGGTGCGGCCGATCGTGGCTTCCTGCATCTGCTGCCCGGCTAACTGGCCCTTCGCTTGGACGGCGAGCACGGCGTCGTAGGCCTTGAGCGCTTCGTCGTATTTGCCTTGCAGTTGCAATTGCCGAGCCTGCAGCAAGCGCGCCCGGGCCTGGAAGTCGGGCCAGGGCGAAGTGGCCAGCTTTTCGTAGAACATCGACGCCGCGGCGAACCGGCTTGGGGCTTGCTCGACATTTCCCAGCCAAACTAGCAAATCGCCCGCCAGCTCGTTTCCTTCGTAATAGTGAAACGTGTTCGGGTGGACTTTGAGGAACTCGACCAACTCGGGACCGACTTTCTTGGCCAAATCGACGGGGTTCTTGTTGGCCATCTCGATCGCCTCGTTGGCCGCACTATTCGGGTTCTTGACCAGATCGGCGGGCGACGAGTCCGACGACGAATCGTCGTCTCCCTCGGCATCGCTGCTGATCGCCAATTTGACCTTGAAGACGATTTTCAAATATTCCAATTCCGTGCGCAGTAACTCACGGGGCAGATCGTCGGGCTTGAGCTTTTCGATTTCGCGCAGGGCCCCGGCGTAATTCCCCTTGTCTGCATCGACGCGGGCCACTTGCATCTCGTGCGGCTCGTCGGCGAATTTGATTGCTTCAAGGTCGTCGACCGGGATCGTCTTGTTGACGCCCTTTTGGGTGATGGACAATTCGTTGCGCGTGGCGCTTTCGACATTGCCATGGATTGGGCCGTCGGAATGGGTGCGGATGGAATCGCCCAATCCGGAGGCTTGTCCGCGGGCCAAGGGATTCGATGCAAAGACCGCACAAGCCGCCACCGCCGCGCCGATGATCCACGAACGTTTCATCACATTTGCTCCCAGAAAGACCGCCTCGATCCCCATATCTGATCGTAGACCAAACCGGCGAGAAAACAAATACCCCAGGCCCGGCGGCGCCGCGAGAACGCGAGACGGGGCCGTAGCATGCCTGATCGCTGCGAAGTATGCTGTAGTTTCCGCCCAGCCCGCCTCCCGCCCCCCGGTCCCGCGTCCGCCCGCCCTCTCGCAGGAAGTCCCCCATGAATTGCAGTCGCCTGCCGATGCTTTTGCGTCGGTGCTCGCTCCCGCTGATGCTTGCTTTGACCGCGGGTTTGTTTTTTGAGTCGCGCGCGGCGCTTGCCGTCTGGCCGCCGAGCGACGGGGTGCCGATGACGCGTTGGGGCAAAGAGATCTCTGCCGACAAACCGGTGCTGCCCGAATATCCGCGGCCGCAGCTCGTGCGGCACGATTGGCTGAACCTGAACGGACCGTGGGAGTATGCGATCTCGCCGAAGGAGTCGGCGGCGCCCGCGCAATATGCCGGCAAGATATTGGTGCCGTTTCCGCCGCAATCGGTTCTCTCGCAGGTGAACAAATCGGTCGACGACAAGAGCCAGATTTGGTATCGCCGGCAGTTCGAGATTCCGGCCGGTTGGTCGGGTCGGCGCGTGCTGCTGAATTTCGGCGCCGTGAATTGGGAAACCCATGTGACGGTGAATGGAAAACCGGTCGGCATGCACACCGGCGGCTACGACGGGTTCGACTTCGACATCACCGATGCGCTGAAGCCGCATGGTCCGCAAGAACTCGTCGTGTCGGCTTGGAATCCGATCGAAGGGGGCCAGCCGCATGGCAAACAGGCCCGGAAGCCCGACGGCATTTTCTACACGCCGACGACGGGCATCTGGCAAACTGTGTGGCTCGAACCGGTCGCAACGCAGCACATCGAAGAACTGCGGCTGGTGCCGGATGTCGATCATGGCCAATTGAAGCTGGTGGCGGCTGTCGCCCGCGCGACCCACGGGCAAACCGTTGAAGCGATCGCGCTCGCCGACGGCAAGGAAGTCGGCCGGGCCACGGGCAAGCCGGGCGAAACGCTGGCAATTTCGCTGCCGAGCCCGCGGCTCTGGTGGCCGGCCGCGCCGTTTCTCTACGATTTGAAAGTGACGCTCTCCGACCCCCGGCATGCCGGTATCGCGGTGGATTCGGTCGCAAGCTATTTCGGGATGCGAAAAATCTCGATCGGGCCCGACGACACCGGCCACGACCGAATTCTCTTGAACAACCGGCCGGTGTTCGAAAACGGATTCTTGGACCAAGGCTTTTGGCCCGACGGCATTTACGCCGCGCCGAGCGACGAGGCGTTGAAATACGATCTCGTGATGCTGAAAAAATTCGGCTTTAACATGGACCGCAAGCATATCAAGGTCGAGCCGGATCGCTGGTATTATTGGGCCGATCGGCTGGGCGTGTTGGTGTGGCAGGATATGCCCGCCGTGGTGGAAATGAGCTTCAAGCCGAACGATCGATCGATCGCGGATCGCGAGGGCAACTTCGAATCGGAATTGCGGCGCATGATCCGCGGACGGTGCAACCATCCGTCGATCGTGATGTGGATCTTGTTCAACGAAGGCTGGGGATTGCCGTTGAAAGACCGCAAGAACGGCCGCGAAAAGATCGAACCGTCGCCCGTGGCGCAATCGCGAGAGCTGCGCATGGTGACGGCGACGCGGCAGGAAGACCCCACGCGGCTGATCGATGCCGAAAGCGGCACCGGCGGCGGCGGCAACGAGCACAACGAAGGCTTGTTCGACTTCGGCTACGGCGATGTCGTCGATTATCATTGCTACGGCCACGACGGCCCGACCGCCGAGAAAGGCCCGCACGGCCGGGCCGGCATCGTCGGCGAATATGGCTGGGGGCTTTCGCCGGTCGGCGCGCTGCGGAATCGGATGAAGTCGTCGCAAGGGGCCGACATTAGCGGCTGCGTAGTGACGCAACTGACCGACGTCGAAAACGAGCACAACGGAGCACTCAAATACGACCGCACGATCATCCCCAATGTCGAGAGGGAGAAAGATCTTCCCGGCGACATTCGCCGCGTCTTGCACGAATACGGCTACGACGACTATCCCGGCGGCCCCGCCGCGGCGAAGTAACTACCATCGCGAGCAAACCGGTTTCGAACCATAACACATCGGAGCGATCACCCATGTCGACGCGGATTCAGTTCTCGCTCGCCGCTTTGGCGGCCCTGGTTGTCTGTTCGGCTTCGCCCGCGCTGCGGGCGGACGATGCGCGCGATGCCGACGCCGCGCCGAACACGCTTAGCTCCGCGGAGAAAGCGGCCGGCTGGCAATTGCTCTTCGACGGCAAATCGCTCGACGGATGGCGCACCTTCGGCCGCAAGGATGTGCTGCCCGGCTGGGTCGTGAAGGACGGCACGTTGGCGTGCGTCGATCCGCATCACGCCGGCGATATCGTCACCAAAGACAAATTCGGTTGGTTCGAATTGCAACTCGACTACAACATTTCCGAGGCCGGAAACAGCGGCATCATGTATCACGTCACCGATGCCGGCCATCATGTTTGGGAAACCGGCCCCGAATTCCAACTCGAAGACAACCAAAAGGCCGCCGATCCAGTTCGCTGCGGATGGCTCTACGCACTCTACAAACCGCCCCTGGATCCGAAGACCGGCAAAACGCTCGACGCCACCAAGCCGGTCGGTCAGTGGAACCATGTGCGCCTGCTGCTCACACCCGAGAAATGCGAGCACGACATCAACGGCGTGAAGTATTTTGATTACGTCTTGGGCAGTCCGGATTTCAAAGCGCGCGTGGCGAAGAGCAAGTTTGCCTCGATGAAAAACTTCGCGAAATCCAACACCGGCTACATCGCCCTGCAAGGCGACCACGGCCAAATCGCTTTCCGGAATATCAAAGTCCGGCCGATCGACGCGAAACTGTAGGCCGTGCGACAACCGCGGTTTGTGCGGATGGCTCCGTTAACCGCACGGCGATCGATCGTCGGGTGCCATGCCCATGTCTTTGCGTGGGCATGTTCGCGCGAATCATGCACACACCCACTCAGTGCGGCGGGCATGGCGCCCAGGTTCGCCATGTCCGGGGTCGAAGCGAAAGGGGTTTGTTTGGCGATTCCCGACAACCGAACGCAGCGTTCCATTCTGCGGCAGCTTGCGCATCGGGCGATGATCGAGCGCGGGTTGGCGCCTGATTTTCCGCCGCCGGCGCTCGCTCAGCTCGACAAAATCCACGGCCCGGCTTCGCCGGCCGCCGCCCCGATGCGCGATTTGCGAAACCTGCCCTGGTGTTCGATCGACAACGACGACTCGCTCGATCTGGACCAGCTCACGGTGGCCGAATCGCTTCCGGGCGGAGCGGCAAAGATTCAGGTCGCCGTTGCCGATGTCGATGCGATCGTCAAAAAACAATCCGCGCTCGATGGCCATGCGCGGCAAAACACCACGTCGGTCTATACGCCCGCGCAGGTTTTCCCGATGCTGCCGGAGCGGCTGTCGACCGATCTGACGTCGCTCGGCCAAGACGTCGACCGTCTGGCCGTGGTCGTGGAAATGATTTTCTCGGCCGACGGCGCGTTGCAGGAGTCGGCCGTTTATCGGGCGAACGTTCGCAATCGGGCCAAGCTGGCGTACAACAGCATCGCTGCGTGGTTCGAGGGCAGCGGGCCAGCCCCGCCAGCGAGCGGAACGGCTGTGGGGCTCGACGAAAATCTCCGGCTGCAAGATCGCGTCGCGCAAAAGCTGAAAGCCGTGCGACTTGAATTCGGCGCACTCGATTTGGAAACGATCCAACCGCGGGCCATATTCGCCGGCGACGAAATGACGGCGCTTGCCGCCGAACGGCCGAACCGGGCGACCGACCTCATCGCCGATTTCATGATCGCCGCCAACGGCGTCACGGCCCGATTTCTCGCGGCCAAACAATTTCCGTCGCTGCGGCGCGTCGTGCGCACTCCCAAGCACTGGGATCGCATCGTCGAACTGGCCGCCGAGCATGGCGCGGCGTTGCCGTCCGCGCCGGATTCGAAAGCCCTCGAGCAATTTCTGCGCATGGCCAAACGGGCCGACGCGCTGCGATTCCCCGATCTATCGCTGAGCGTGATCAAGTTGCTGGGCGCCGGCGAATACGTCGTGCAACTTCCTGGCCGAAGCGGTCCGGGGCACTTCGGATTGGCGGTGAAAGATTATGCCCATTCGACCGCCCCCAACCCCCGTTTTCCCGATCTGATCACGCAGCGATTGTTGAAGGCCGCGATCGGCGGCGAATCGTTCCCCTACGAGGCCGGCGAGTTGACCGAGCTCGCGCAGCATTGCACCGACCAGGAAGATGCCGCCAAGAAAGTCGAACGCCGGATGGAAAAGTCGGCCGCCGCGCTTCTTCTGCGATCGAGCATCGGCAAACCGTTCGATGCCATCGTCACCGGCGCAGGCGCGAAGGGCACCTGGGTCCGCATCTTCCATCCGCCGGTCGAAGGCAAACTCGAGCACGGGTTCGAACGTCTCAAAGTGGGCCACCGCCTGCGGGTCCGATTGCTGCGCATCGATGTCGAGCGCGGCTACATCGACTTCGAAAAAGTGGGGTCCTGAGCGACCGGCACCCGTTCAACTTCCAACCCCCAACAGATTCGATTCGCGAGCCAATTCATTCGCATGACCGACGCGGAGAACGGAGACCAAACGCCGACGCGAGTGCGAACCGGATGGACGGCGGTGTGGCTCGGCGCGGCGCTGGTGTTGATGGCGATCAATCTCCGCGTGGCGGTGACGAGCGTCGGGCCCGTGCTTCGGCAGTTGATGCACGTTACCGGCCTTTCCGAAACGGGGGCTTCAGTCCTCACGATGTTGCCGTCGCTCTGCTTCGGGCTGTTCGGACCGCTCGGGCCCGCGCTCGCGCGGCGCATGGGAACCGAACGGGCGCTGCTGATCGTTGCGGTTCTGCTTGCCGTGGGAACGGCAATCCGCGGGCTGGCGACGGTGCCGGCGCTGTTTGCCGGTCAGATCCTGGCTTGCTTCAGCATCGGAATCGTCAATGTGCTGCTGCCCGGATTGGTGAAGCGCGATTTCCCGAAGCGCGCCGCATTGATGACGGGGCTCTACACGATGTCGCTCAGCTTCGGCGGGGCGGTCGCGGCAGCAGCGACGGTGCCGCTTGCCGACGTGCTCGGCGGATCGTGGGCCGGCGCACTGGCGTTTTGGGCAATTCCGGCAGCGGTTGCCGCGGCGATTTGGGCCCCCCAAGTGCCGCGCGGGAAATGGGGCGGCGGGCAGGCCAGCTTCAAAATCTCGGGCGTTTGGACCGACGCGCTCGCCTGGCAAGTCACGCTCTTCATGGGCCTGCAATCCGCGATTGCCTACACCATGTTCGGCTGGCTCGCTCATATGCTGCAAGACCGCGGCCTGAGCGCGGTGGATGCGGGCTATGTGCTTTCCGTTTCGGTGGTCGGCCAATCCGCTGGAGCACTGTTCGCGCCGACGCTGGCCACCTGCTGGCGCGATCAGCGCGTTATCGACGCCATCGGCGCCGCGATTTGCGTGGCCGGCATTCTAGGTTGCTTCTATGCGCCGCTGTGGTCGATTTGGGTTTGGGCGAGCGTGCTGGGCCTGGCACAAGGGGCCGTGTTTGCGATCGCGGTGATGCTGATCGTGCTCCGTGCGGCCGACTCGCATGTCGCGGCGCATCTTTCCGGCATGGCGCAAGGCGTCGGCTACTTGATTGCGTCGCTCGGGCCGCTGATCGCCGGTGAACTTCGCGGCTGGACGGGCAATTGGAATGGCGTGGCCCTATTTTGCGTCGCGCTTGGCGTTGCGTCGGCGATTTTTGGGATCGGGGCCGGGCGCGACCGGCATGTGCGCGCGGTGCTTGTGCGGCGATAAGTCGCCATGGACAGCCTCAGCCCAGGGAAGGCCTGGAAATC is drawn from Pirellulales bacterium and contains these coding sequences:
- a CDS encoding site-specific tyrosine recombinase — its product is MATGDKPMRRVRRPPLTPQAPATAAKPTGSRAASWIAAFIDYVRSECHLSANTAAAYRRDMAKFAEWLAGRDPTRLTIRELADYPAWLQKRGLAAASIARHVVSLKVFFRYLQLEGVMRENLAELLGTQRLWSRVPKVLSVELVDRLLDGPAPGDPLWRRDRALLELLYATGCRASEVSNLALADVHLAEGYCICHGKGDKQRIVPMNRPAADAVRDYLSVERPTLVVGERKQGSEAGGQKEDAPAGRANNGPRWLLLSRRGLRLRRERIWELVKRYALRAGAPASIGPHTLRHSFATHLVAGGADLRQVQEMLGHASITTTQIYTHVDPARLKKVHQKFHPRA
- a CDS encoding MFS transporter, which encodes MTDAENGDQTPTRVRTGWTAVWLGAALVLMAINLRVAVTSVGPVLRQLMHVTGLSETGASVLTMLPSLCFGLFGPLGPALARRMGTERALLIVAVLLAVGTAIRGLATVPALFAGQILACFSIGIVNVLLPGLVKRDFPKRAALMTGLYTMSLSFGGAVAAAATVPLADVLGGSWAGALAFWAIPAAVAAAIWAPQVPRGKWGGGQASFKISGVWTDALAWQVTLFMGLQSAIAYTMFGWLAHMLQDRGLSAVDAGYVLSVSVVGQSAGALFAPTLATCWRDQRVIDAIGAAICVAGILGCFYAPLWSIWVWASVLGLAQGAVFAIAVMLIVLRAADSHVAAHLSGMAQGVGYLIASLGPLIAGELRGWTGNWNGVALFCVALGVASAIFGIGAGRDRHVRAVLVRR
- a CDS encoding glycoside hydrolase family 2 TIM barrel-domain containing protein — encoded protein: MNCSRLPMLLRRCSLPLMLALTAGLFFESRAALAVWPPSDGVPMTRWGKEISADKPVLPEYPRPQLVRHDWLNLNGPWEYAISPKESAAPAQYAGKILVPFPPQSVLSQVNKSVDDKSQIWYRRQFEIPAGWSGRRVLLNFGAVNWETHVTVNGKPVGMHTGGYDGFDFDITDALKPHGPQELVVSAWNPIEGGQPHGKQARKPDGIFYTPTTGIWQTVWLEPVATQHIEELRLVPDVDHGQLKLVAAVARATHGQTVEAIALADGKEVGRATGKPGETLAISLPSPRLWWPAAPFLYDLKVTLSDPRHAGIAVDSVASYFGMRKISIGPDDTGHDRILLNNRPVFENGFLDQGFWPDGIYAAPSDEALKYDLVMLKKFGFNMDRKHIKVEPDRWYYWADRLGVLVWQDMPAVVEMSFKPNDRSIADREGNFESELRRMIRGRCNHPSIVMWILFNEGWGLPLKDRKNGREKIEPSPVAQSRELRMVTATRQEDPTRLIDAESGTGGGGNEHNEGLFDFGYGDVVDYHCYGHDGPTAEKGPHGRAGIVGEYGWGLSPVGALRNRMKSSQGADISGCVVTQLTDVENEHNGALKYDRTIIPNVEREKDLPGDIRRVLHEYGYDDYPGGPAAAK
- a CDS encoding DUF1080 domain-containing protein, giving the protein MSTRIQFSLAALAALVVCSASPALRADDARDADAAPNTLSSAEKAAGWQLLFDGKSLDGWRTFGRKDVLPGWVVKDGTLACVDPHHAGDIVTKDKFGWFELQLDYNISEAGNSGIMYHVTDAGHHVWETGPEFQLEDNQKAADPVRCGWLYALYKPPLDPKTGKTLDATKPVGQWNHVRLLLTPEKCEHDINGVKYFDYVLGSPDFKARVAKSKFASMKNFAKSNTGYIALQGDHGQIAFRNIKVRPIDAKL
- a CDS encoding RNB domain-containing ribonuclease, whose protein sequence is MSGVEAKGVCLAIPDNRTQRSILRQLAHRAMIERGLAPDFPPPALAQLDKIHGPASPAAAPMRDLRNLPWCSIDNDDSLDLDQLTVAESLPGGAAKIQVAVADVDAIVKKQSALDGHARQNTTSVYTPAQVFPMLPERLSTDLTSLGQDVDRLAVVVEMIFSADGALQESAVYRANVRNRAKLAYNSIAAWFEGSGPAPPASGTAVGLDENLRLQDRVAQKLKAVRLEFGALDLETIQPRAIFAGDEMTALAAERPNRATDLIADFMIAANGVTARFLAAKQFPSLRRVVRTPKHWDRIVELAAEHGAALPSAPDSKALEQFLRMAKRADALRFPDLSLSVIKLLGAGEYVVQLPGRSGPGHFGLAVKDYAHSTAPNPRFPDLITQRLLKAAIGGESFPYEAGELTELAQHCTDQEDAAKKVERRMEKSAAALLLRSSIGKPFDAIVTGAGAKGTWVRIFHPPVEGKLEHGFERLKVGHRLRVRLLRIDVERGYIDFEKVGS